The window GCCGTCTTTTCGTGCATCCATTTCAAATGCTTGTATTAACATGTATTCTTTCCTCCTCTCCTCATTTTCTTTTAGTTCTTTGATATACCGATCTACCTTGCGGATAAAGGGGCTGTCGCTTGTTATGCCGTTCATGTATTCCAAAAAAGCAAAAGATGATGAATGAATCGGGTAAGTCGGTATAATGCCCGCCCTTTTCAAGGCTGCTCACATCAATAACCGATTGATAGTAGCGTAAGCGTTTATCAAGGTCTTGTTTATTTGTAGTTTGCATCTCAACGTCATACATGCTACCATCGCTGCCGGTAACCCACACATCAAGACGTATGCTTTTTGCATAGCCTGCTTGGTCGACTGTTTTTTGATAAGTTATATCGGTAATCGTTAAATCATCAAAGCGTTTTTGCATAGCATACCTCCTGTTTTGTATTATATCACAGATTAAATGACTTTAAAAGGGATAGTTATCCTCTGTTCATCGGTACACCGTTGAGCGGTGCCCGATTTCGATGACGGTGATAATTAGCTTATCGTCACAGATGCGGCATAAAATGCGGTAATCGCCGACGCGGTACCGCCATAGCCCTGAAAGATTTGAAGTAAGCGCTTTTCCGCGGGAACGCGGATTATCAAGAAGCTCAATTTGTTCAAGATAATCCAAAACACGCTTTGAGATTGTCGCATCCAATTTTTTTAGTTGCTTTTTAAATGTTTCCGTCAAGACGACTTTCATAGACCTAACTCGTGCCGCATTTCGGCGATGGTGTATGTTTTTTTCCCGCTTTTTTCAAAGTCATTCCACGCTTTT of the Treponema denticola ATCC 35405 genome contains:
- a CDS encoding Rpn family recombination-promoting nuclease/putative transposase, translated to MQKRFDDLTITDITYQKTVDQAGYAKSIRLDVWVTGSDGSMYDVEMQTTNKQDLDKRLRYYQSVIDVSSLEKGGHYTDLPDSFIIFCFFGIHERHNKRQPLYPQGRSVYQRTKRK
- a CDS encoding type II toxin-antitoxin system RelE family toxin codes for the protein MKVVLTETFKKQLKKLDATISKRVLDYLEQIELLDNPRSRGKALTSNLSGLWRYRVGDYRILCRICDDKLIITVIEIGHRSTVYR